The Arachis duranensis cultivar V14167 chromosome 2, aradu.V14167.gnm2.J7QH, whole genome shotgun sequence genome has a window encoding:
- the LOC107476285 gene encoding heavy metal-associated isoprenylated plant protein 6 translates to MGEKQKEQPKNETEEKKPSSEEPKKNDTPAPVVYKLDLHCEGCIKKIKRTVRHFDGVEDVKADLTANKLTVTGNDVDAVKLQEKLIVRTKKKVELLTPPPPKKEAAPPPPAPPAEGEKKSDEKKPPKESTVVLKIRLHCDGCIAKIRRIIQKFNGVDSVSIDGGKDLVTVKGTMDVKELVPYLNDKLKRNVEVVAPKKDEEKKEKDGGDAGAGEKKESKEDAGDKKNSGDKKESGGGGDGDKKEKAAATTVTATTETKSEVNKMEYHGYPLPSPIYWHNNNENFHQGQTSYAMEVHPGYANHGYHYMEPPQGYMTQGYAMNHNQGYHHVEPGPLPFYMNPNQPHPQMFSDENPNACSLM, encoded by the exons ATGGGAGAG AAGCAAAAGGAGCAGCCAAAGAATGAAACGGAGGAGAAGAAGCCGTCGTCTGAAGAACCAAAGAAAAACGACACACCCGCTCCTGTCGTTTACAAGCTTGACTTGCATTGCGAGGGATGtattaagaaaatcaaaagaacCGTTCGCCATTTTGATG GTGTGGAGGATGTCAAGGCTGATTTAACGGCTAACAAGTTAACGGTCACCGGAAACGACGTTGACGCCGTTAAGCTTCAAGAGAAGCTTATCGTCAGAACTAAGAAGAAGGTTGAGCTACTAACCCCTCCGCCGCCAAAGAAGGAAGCCGCTCCTCCTCCTCCTGCTCCTCCGGCCGAGGGAGAAAAGAAATCCGATGAGAAGAAGCCACCTAAAGAG aGCACGGTGGTTTTGAAGATCAGATTGCACTGTGACGGTTGCATtgcgaaaattagaagaatcaTCCAGAAGTTCAACG GTGTTGATTCGGTGAGCATTGATGGAGGTAAAGATTTGGTGACGGTGAAGGGAACCATGGATGTGAAGGAACTGGTGCCCTATTTGAACGATAAGCTCAAGAGGAACGTGGAGGTGGTTGCACCGAAGAAAGatgaggaaaagaaagaaaaagacgGCGGGGATGCCGGTGCCGGTGAAAAGAAAGAGAGCAAAGAAGACGCCGGCGACAAAAAAAACAGCGGAGATAAAAAAGAAAGTGGAGGAGGAGGAGACGgtgacaagaaagaaaaagcagcagCGACAACAGTGACAGCGACGACAGAAACAAAGAGTGAAGTTAACAAAATGGAATACCATGGGTACCCGTTGCCATCCCCAATTTATTGgcacaataataatgaaaattttcatcaAGGTCAAACAAGTTATGCTATGGAGGTTCACCCTGGGTATGCAAACCATGGGTACCACTATATGGAGCCACCACAAGGATACATGACCCAAGGGTATGCGATGAACCATAATCAAGGGTATCATCATGTTGAGCCAGGTCCATTACCATTCTACATGAACCCTAACCAACCTCACCCTCAGATGTTCAGTGATGAGAACCCTAATGCTTGTTCCCTCATGTGA
- the LOC107476286 gene encoding uncharacterized protein LOC107476286, whose product MASIPASRWVVPPRLLSHWINAIGSSKTKTASYSYSYSGIISDSHSHYSYIPVPIPRRCFSAMATPQDSASTKTERVVVKGKVQGVFYRNWTIENATQLGLKGWVRNRRDGSVEALFSGPSDAVQEMEQRCRRGPPDAIVTGFEAFPSTDDPGNGFEGKPTV is encoded by the coding sequence ATGGCATCAATTCCGGCGTCGCGTTGGGTGGTTCCGCCACGGTTACTTTCGCATTGGATCAATGCCATTGGCTCGTCTAAAACTAAAACAgcttcttattcttattcttattctggAATAATCTCCGATTCCCATTCTCATTATTCTTATATCCCTGTTCCTATTCCACGACGTTGTTTTTCCGCCATGGCAACTCCACAAGACTCCGCTTCCACCAAAACTGAGAGGGTCGTTGTGAAGGGGAAGGTGCAGGGTGTCTTCTACAGGAACTGGACCATTGAGAACGCTACCCAGTTGGGCCTTAAAGGATGGGTCCGTAACCGCCGTGACGGCTCCGTCGAGGCCCTCTTCTCCGGCCCCTCAGACGCCGTCCAGGAGATGGAGCAAAGGTGCCGACGTGGCCCGCCTGATGCCATCGTCACCGGTTTCGAGGCTTTTCCTTCCACGGATGATCCTGGCAATGGCTTCGAAGGCAAACCAACTGTTTGA
- the LOC127745020 gene encoding auxin-responsive protein SAUR27-like, whose translation MAKTSVCGRLLKGGFGGMLLIMRKLRTSLTHSKGVKQGHFVVIATQGWKPERFFIKLSYLDHPEFVKLLEQAEEEFGFSQVGALEIPCEPDELKRIIRRVTKSEFDWKEWNNEEEK comes from the exons ATGGCAAAGACTAGTGTTTGTGGAAGATTGTTGAAGGGGGGCTTTGGAGGAATGTTGCTCATAATGAGGAAACTGAGGACTAGCTTAACACATTCAAAAGGGGTAAAACAAGGTCACTTTGTGGTGATTGCAACTCAAGGGTGGAAGCCAGAGAGGTTCTTCATCAAATTGAGCTATTTGGATCACCCTGAATTTGTGAAGTTGCTAGAGCAGGCTGAAGAAGAGTTTGGATTCTCTCAGGTGGGAGCATTGGAAATTCCTTGTGAGCCTGATGAGTTGAAGAGAATCATTAGAA GAGTCACTAAGAGTGAGTTTGATTGGAAGGAATGGAACAATGAAGAGGAAAAGTAA